In Mangifera indica cultivar Alphonso chromosome 1, CATAS_Mindica_2.1, whole genome shotgun sequence, a single genomic region encodes these proteins:
- the LOC123212461 gene encoding uncharacterized protein LOC123212461 isoform X1 — protein MALALKSLTLSSLCTSPSTTSPALIFRPFHYSQSVKLNNKPYSIYTVDSKSFRLFYRLSDYSENDDENSNSSFDEAVALFNKRAYYECHDTLEALWYSAEEPTRTLLHGILQCAVGFYHLFNRNHKGAMMELGEGLGKLRKMKLSSGPFHEFELEISATLDFIYQTQIELAACIDDLCLAMDQSERSYQLLGDYGAGQYLYHLESDENEIMHIVFHPPRAYASQNSLKVKLPLLNATQQHLTNTL, from the exons ATGGCGCTTGCTCTCAAATCCCTTACGCTCTCCTCACTCTGCACTTCTCCATCCACGACTTCACCCGCTCTCATCTTTCGGCCATTTCATTATTCACAATCTGTAAAGCTAAATAACAAACCTTACTCAATCTACACCGTCGATTCCAAGTCCTTTCGTCTCTTTTATCGTTTATCCGATTATTCtgaaaatgatgatgaaaattCAAACTCCAGCTTCGATGAAGCAGTTGCACTTTTCAACAAGAGAGCTTACTACGAATGTCATGACACTCTTGAAGCTCTCTGGTACAGTGCCGAAGAACCAACTAGAACTCTCCTTCATGGTATTCTTCAATGCGCTGTGggattttatcatttatttaaccgg AATCATAAAGGAGCAATGATGGAGTTGGGAGAGGGACTGGGTAAGCTCCGTAAAATGAAACTTTCGAGTGGACCATTTCATGAGTTCGAGCTCGAGATTTCTGCAACTTtggattttatttatcaaactcaaattgaattggCTGCCT GCATTGATGATCTCTGTCTAGCAATGGATCAATCAGAAAGATCATATCAACTTCTTGGGGACTATGGTGCTGGCCAATATTTGTATCATCTTGAGAGTGATGAGAATGAAATTATGCATATTGTCTTCCACCCTCCAAGAGCTTATGCCTCTCAAAACTCTTTAAAGGTAAAACTTCCCCTTTTAAATGCTACTCAACAACATTTAACTAATACCCTCTAA
- the LOC123212441 gene encoding uncharacterized protein LOC123212441, which translates to MMGVYKNSELLCPATLHCREWAREYLDYCLCSSRDGISLGLGAVSVVVWVVAEIPQIITNYRQKSTDGLSVAFLTTWIIGDLFNLFGCILEPATLPTQYYTALLYTLITVILGSQSIYYGHIYPRLKYSRSPHNGLKPTQTESTEKNGQSYNDVGKQVNSFDKWKNGLCISNRESALSAPIPLPALSRTMSGRELYYMSARSLSRSHTPTAGSFLVQRMSPTSHHSGITIKEPLLGGQVSTHSAPSLNTKTMLCLVSIMIFLRTTNLGYLADSDHNIEFEKSNKGFVIQVGRKLLKVDGELLQGNGIEGSSGIGSYLGWAMAAIYLGGRLPQICLNMRRGNVEGLNPLMFLFALIGNATYVASILVGSLDWSNIRPNLPWLVDAGGCVLLDAFILMQFIYFHCQSSRDAGYKLRNSNSA; encoded by the exons ATGATGGGAGTTTATAAAAACTCAGAGTTGCTCTGTCCCGCAACTCTGCATTGCCGTGAATGGGCAAGAGAATACTTGGATTATTGTCTTTGCAGTAGCAGAGATGGAATTTCGTTAGGATTGGGCGCCGTAAGTGTTGTCGTTTGGGTTGTTGCCGAGATTCCACAAATCATTACTAATTACAGGCAGAAATCCACCGACGGTCTCTCTGTTGCTTTCTTAACCACTTGGATTATCGG GGATCTTTTCAATCTTTTTGGCTGCATTCTGGAACCAGCTACT CTTCCAACCCAGTACTATACGGCATTG TTGTATACACTAATTACTGTGATTCTTGGTTCACAATCCATATACTATGGCCACATTTATCCTCGATTAAAATACAGTAGAAGTCCCCACAAT GGACTCAAGCCTACTCAAACTGAATCAACAGAAAAGAATGGACAAAGCTATAATGATGTTGGAAAACAAGTAAACAGTTTTGACAAATGGAAAAATGGTTTGTGCATTTCTAACAGAGAAAGTGCTTTGAGTGCACCTATTCCTCTTCCAGCACTCTCTAGAACTATGTCTGGAAGAGAACTATACTacat GTCTGCCAGATCTCTGTCAAGGAGTCATACACCAACAGCAGGGTCTTTCTTAGTACAAAGAATGAGTCCCACCTCTCATCATTCTGGGATTACCATTAAGGAGCCCTTGCTTGGTGGACAAGTTTCTACGCACTCTGCGCCATCTCTAAACACCAAAACCATGCTATGCTTG GTCTCAATAATGATATTTCTTAGAACTACTAATCTTGGATACTTAGCTGACAGTGATCATAACATTGAGTTTGAGAAATCAAATAAAGGATTTGTGATTCAAGTTGGGAGAAAGCTGTTGAAG GTTGATGGTGAGCTATTACAAGGAAATGGTATTGAAGGAAGCAGTGGGATTGGAAGTTACCTTGGTTGGGCAATGGCAGCAATCTATTTGGGTGGACGGCTAccccaaatttgtttgaat ATGAGAAGGGGGAATGTGGAG GGCCTTAATCCTCTGATGTTTCTCTTTGCTTTGATTGGTAATGCAACATATGTAGCGAG CATACTTGTTGGCAGCTTGGATTGGTCAAACATCAGACCAAATCTACCATGGCTTGTAGATGCAGGAGGCTGCGTGCTACTTGATGCTTTT ATTTTAATGCAATTCATCTACTTCCATTGTCAGTCATCCCGAGATGCAGGTTATAAGCTCAGAAATTCAAATTCAGCTTAG
- the LOC123227913 gene encoding endoplasmic reticulum-Golgi intermediate compartment protein 3 produces the protein MGLKQAIKSLDAFPRAEEHLLQKTQSGALVSIIGLIIMASLFLHELRYYVTTYTVHQMSVDLKRGETLPIHINMTFPSLPCDVLSVDAIDMSGKHEVDLDTNIWKLRLNRYGHIIGTEYLSDLVEQEHAHKHDDKDEDSDEKLHSLGFDQASEKLIKKVKQALENDEGCRVYGVLDVQRVAGNFHLSVHGLNIYVAQMIFGGATHVNVSHTIHDLSFGPEYPGIHNPLDGTVRLLHDTSGTFKYYIKIVPTEYRYISKEVLPTNQFSVTEYFSPMDEFDRTWPAVYFLYDLSPITVTIKEERRSFLHFITRLCAVLGGTFALTGMLDRWMYRLLEALTNKRKVRNALR, from the exons ATGGGTTTGAAGCAAGCTATAAAGAGTCTCGATGCCTTTCCTCGTGCGGAGGAGCATTTGTTGCAGAAAACCCAATCTGGGGCACTTG TCTCGATCATTGGTCTAATCATAATGGCCTCATTATTCCTGCACGAGCTAAGATATTATGTTACAACATATACTGTTCATCAG ATGTCTGTAGACTTGAAACGTGGAGAGACACTTCCAATTCACATAAACATGACATTTCCTTCTTTACCTTGTGATG TCTTAAGTGTTGATGCTATTGATATGTCCGGAAAGCATGAAGTTGATCTCGATACAAACATATGGAAA CTTCGCTTGAACAGATATGGCCACATCATTGGCACTGAATATTTGTCTGATCTGGTGGAACAGGAACATGCTCACAAGCATG ATGATAAAGATGAGGATTCTGATGAGAAACTTCATTCACTTGGCTTTGATCAAGCTTCTGAAAAATTGATCAAGAAAGTGAAGCAAGCATTGGAAAATGATGAAGGATGTCGG GTTTATGGAGTTCTGGATGTTCAAAGGGTTGCTGGAAACTTCCATCTATCAGTTCATGGGTTAAACATTTATGTAGCTCAAATG atATTTGGGGGAGCTACACATGTAAATGTGAGTCATACCATCCATGATCTATCGTTTGGGCCAGAATATCCAGGAATTCACAATCCATTAGATGGGACAGTGCGGTTGCTGCATGATACAAGTGGAACATTCAAGTATTACATAAAG ATTGTTCCCACTGAATACAGATATATATCGAAAGAAGTTTTGCCAACAAATCAGTTCTCTGTAACAGAATATTTCTCTCCAATGGATGAGTTTGATAGGACATGGCCAG CTGTTTACTTCCTGTATGACCTTTCACCTATAACTGTGACAATCAAAGAAGAACGACGCAGTTTTCTCCATTTCATTACTCGGCTTTGTGCAGTATTAGGTGGCACATTTGCTTTGACAG GGATGTTAGATCGTTGGATGTATAGGTTACTGGAGGCTTTGACTAATAAACGGAAAGTTAGAAATGCACTCAGATAG
- the LOC123212461 gene encoding uncharacterized protein LOC123212461 isoform X2, producing MALALKSLTLSSLCTSPSTTSPALIFRPFHYSQSVKLNNKPYSIYTVDSKSFRLFYRLSDYSENDDENSNSSFDEAVALFNKRAYYECHDTLEALWYSAEEPTRTLLHGILQCAVGFYHLFNRNHKGAMMELGEGLGKLRKMKLSSGPFHEFELEISATLDFIYQTQIELAACIDDLCLAMDQSERSYQLLGDYGAGQYLYHLESDENEIMHIVFHPPRAYASQNSLKEKIC from the exons ATGGCGCTTGCTCTCAAATCCCTTACGCTCTCCTCACTCTGCACTTCTCCATCCACGACTTCACCCGCTCTCATCTTTCGGCCATTTCATTATTCACAATCTGTAAAGCTAAATAACAAACCTTACTCAATCTACACCGTCGATTCCAAGTCCTTTCGTCTCTTTTATCGTTTATCCGATTATTCtgaaaatgatgatgaaaattCAAACTCCAGCTTCGATGAAGCAGTTGCACTTTTCAACAAGAGAGCTTACTACGAATGTCATGACACTCTTGAAGCTCTCTGGTACAGTGCCGAAGAACCAACTAGAACTCTCCTTCATGGTATTCTTCAATGCGCTGTGggattttatcatttatttaaccgg AATCATAAAGGAGCAATGATGGAGTTGGGAGAGGGACTGGGTAAGCTCCGTAAAATGAAACTTTCGAGTGGACCATTTCATGAGTTCGAGCTCGAGATTTCTGCAACTTtggattttatttatcaaactcaaattgaattggCTGCCT GCATTGATGATCTCTGTCTAGCAATGGATCAATCAGAAAGATCATATCAACTTCTTGGGGACTATGGTGCTGGCCAATATTTGTATCATCTTGAGAGTGATGAGAATGAAATTATGCATATTGTCTTCCACCCTCCAAGAGCTTATGCCTCTCAAAACTCTTTAAAG GAGAAAATCTGTTGA
- the LOC123220711 gene encoding uncharacterized protein LOC123220711 isoform X1, with amino-acid sequence MESSSGSEYHHHQQQNPETSDEYHHTQVFNDEERKNEDSCLVLVQQSKRPKLSTLTIPVRSLDNSFNEFIKVDISSSVSSPGSSRGAGLPPRPSSAKFKSSVRNLLPQRSLRAKNVSQDGEKTVLIMPDSPSSVDKPSTSRSFSLNKVFFSSSSKVPHSLPATPIAKLESVPDLHLAVQSDVSKSEVELHMTRSLSVPVNTKVRSLRQTESGGGLIRVISTTPRSSAIENTLANDDSAAETDVGEDIPEEEAVCRICFVELAEGGDTFKMECSCKGELALAHKDCVVKWFSIKGNKTCDVCQQDVQNLPVTLLKIQNPSNVIRRPPAVLQQREVPRYRVWQDVPVLVLVSMLAYFCFLEQLLVSQLGPRALAISLPFSCVLGLLSSMIASNMVSRTYIWAYASFQFAIVILFAHIFYSVLNVNAILSVLLSSFTGFGLAISTNSLIVEYLRWRTSRQMQSPHWQVNIVQQQEQQNQQSQQQEYQHHQHQSHHRHQQQLTETASVGPMIVPGSD; translated from the exons ATGGAGAGTAGTTCAGGTTCTgaatatcatcatcatcaacaacagAATCCAGAAACCTCCGATGAGTATCATCACACCCAG GTCTTTAATGATGAGGAAAGAAAGAATGAAGACTCTTGCTTAGTTCTAGTTCAGCAGTCTAAACGACCAAAACTCTCAACGTTGACAATTCCTGTGAGGTCTTTGGATAATTCgtttaatgaatttataaaagTAGACATTTCTTCTTCAGTGTCAAGTCCTGGTTCCTCTAGAGGTGCTGGCCTGCCTCCTAGACCTAGTTCAGCAAAGTTCAAGTCATCTGTGAGGAATTTGCTTCCTCAGAGGAGCCTTAGGGCAAAAAATGTGTCTCAAGATGGTGAGAAGACGGTTCTCATCATGCCGGATTCACCATCATCGGTTGATAAGCCTTCTACATCTAGGTCATTTTCTCTTAATAaggttttcttctcttcatcaAGTAAAGTCCCACATTCTTTACCGGCTACACCAATTGCAAAGTTAGAATCTGTACCGGACTTGCATCTTGCTGTTCAGTCGGATGTTTCT aaatcaGAAGTTGAATTGCATATGACACGTTCATTGTCAGTTCCTGTGAATACTAAAGTGAGAAGTTTAAGGCAGACTGAATCTGGAGGAGGTTTAATCCGTGTAATTTCTACGACTCCTCGTTCTTCAGCCATTGAAAATACATTAGCAAATGATGACTCAGCAGCTGAAACGG ATGTTGGTGAGGATATTCCTGAAGAAGAAGCAGTTTGCAGAATTTGTTTTGTTGAGCTTGCGGAAGGAGGTGACACGTTTAAGATGGAGTGTAGCTGTAAAGGGGAGCTTGCACTTGCTCACAAAGATTGTGTCGTGAAGTGGTTTAGCATCAAGGGAAATAAGACATGTGATGTCTGCCAGCAGGATGTCCAGAACCTACCAGTGacattattaaaaatacaaaatccttcaaatgttATTAGACGGCCACCAGCTGTTCTTCAGCAGAGAGAAGTCCCTCGTTACAG GGTATGGCAGGACGTACCAGTTCTTGTCTTGGTCAGCATGCTTGCATATTTCTGCTTTTTGGAGCAACTTCTG GTGTCTCAGTTGGGTCCTCGTGCTCTCGCCATCTCATTACCTTTCTCCTGTGTCTTAGGTCTCCTGTCTTCAATGATAGCTTCAAACATGG TGAGCAGGACTTACATATGGGCTTATGCTTCCTTCCAATTTGCAATTGTGATCCTGTTCGCTCATATCTTTTACTCTGTA CTTAATGTGAACGCAATTCTCTCTGTCCTCCTTTCCTCATTCACTGGGTTTGGACTTGCAATTAGTACAAATTCTCTTATTGTGGAGTACCTTCGATGGAGGACAAGTAGGCAGATGCAGTCTCCACATTGGCAGGTTAATATTGTGCAGCAACAAGAACAACAAAACCAGCAGAGCCAGCAACAGGAGTATCAGCATCACCAACACCAATCCCATCACCGACACCAACAGCAACTGACAGAGACGGCCAGTGTTGGACCCATGATAGTTCCAGGCAGTGATTAA
- the LOC123220711 gene encoding uncharacterized protein LOC123220711 isoform X2 — protein sequence MSIITPRFLLALKVFNDEERKNEDSCLVLVQQSKRPKLSTLTIPVRSLDNSFNEFIKVDISSSVSSPGSSRGAGLPPRPSSAKFKSSVRNLLPQRSLRAKNVSQDGEKTVLIMPDSPSSVDKPSTSRSFSLNKVFFSSSSKVPHSLPATPIAKLESVPDLHLAVQSDVSKSEVELHMTRSLSVPVNTKVRSLRQTESGGGLIRVISTTPRSSAIENTLANDDSAAETDVGEDIPEEEAVCRICFVELAEGGDTFKMECSCKGELALAHKDCVVKWFSIKGNKTCDVCQQDVQNLPVTLLKIQNPSNVIRRPPAVLQQREVPRYRVWQDVPVLVLVSMLAYFCFLEQLLVSQLGPRALAISLPFSCVLGLLSSMIASNMVSRTYIWAYASFQFAIVILFAHIFYSVLNVNAILSVLLSSFTGFGLAISTNSLIVEYLRWRTSRQMQSPHWQVNIVQQQEQQNQQSQQQEYQHHQHQSHHRHQQQLTETASVGPMIVPGSD from the exons ATGAGTATCATCACACCCAG GTTTTTATTGGCATTGAAGGTCTTTAATGATGAGGAAAGAAAGAATGAAGACTCTTGCTTAGTTCTAGTTCAGCAGTCTAAACGACCAAAACTCTCAACGTTGACAATTCCTGTGAGGTCTTTGGATAATTCgtttaatgaatttataaaagTAGACATTTCTTCTTCAGTGTCAAGTCCTGGTTCCTCTAGAGGTGCTGGCCTGCCTCCTAGACCTAGTTCAGCAAAGTTCAAGTCATCTGTGAGGAATTTGCTTCCTCAGAGGAGCCTTAGGGCAAAAAATGTGTCTCAAGATGGTGAGAAGACGGTTCTCATCATGCCGGATTCACCATCATCGGTTGATAAGCCTTCTACATCTAGGTCATTTTCTCTTAATAaggttttcttctcttcatcaAGTAAAGTCCCACATTCTTTACCGGCTACACCAATTGCAAAGTTAGAATCTGTACCGGACTTGCATCTTGCTGTTCAGTCGGATGTTTCT aaatcaGAAGTTGAATTGCATATGACACGTTCATTGTCAGTTCCTGTGAATACTAAAGTGAGAAGTTTAAGGCAGACTGAATCTGGAGGAGGTTTAATCCGTGTAATTTCTACGACTCCTCGTTCTTCAGCCATTGAAAATACATTAGCAAATGATGACTCAGCAGCTGAAACGG ATGTTGGTGAGGATATTCCTGAAGAAGAAGCAGTTTGCAGAATTTGTTTTGTTGAGCTTGCGGAAGGAGGTGACACGTTTAAGATGGAGTGTAGCTGTAAAGGGGAGCTTGCACTTGCTCACAAAGATTGTGTCGTGAAGTGGTTTAGCATCAAGGGAAATAAGACATGTGATGTCTGCCAGCAGGATGTCCAGAACCTACCAGTGacattattaaaaatacaaaatccttcaaatgttATTAGACGGCCACCAGCTGTTCTTCAGCAGAGAGAAGTCCCTCGTTACAG GGTATGGCAGGACGTACCAGTTCTTGTCTTGGTCAGCATGCTTGCATATTTCTGCTTTTTGGAGCAACTTCTG GTGTCTCAGTTGGGTCCTCGTGCTCTCGCCATCTCATTACCTTTCTCCTGTGTCTTAGGTCTCCTGTCTTCAATGATAGCTTCAAACATGG TGAGCAGGACTTACATATGGGCTTATGCTTCCTTCCAATTTGCAATTGTGATCCTGTTCGCTCATATCTTTTACTCTGTA CTTAATGTGAACGCAATTCTCTCTGTCCTCCTTTCCTCATTCACTGGGTTTGGACTTGCAATTAGTACAAATTCTCTTATTGTGGAGTACCTTCGATGGAGGACAAGTAGGCAGATGCAGTCTCCACATTGGCAGGTTAATATTGTGCAGCAACAAGAACAACAAAACCAGCAGAGCCAGCAACAGGAGTATCAGCATCACCAACACCAATCCCATCACCGACACCAACAGCAACTGACAGAGACGGCCAGTGTTGGACCCATGATAGTTCCAGGCAGTGATTAA